From Ignavibacterium sp.:
CACGAGCGAGAGGTTATGAACTTAGAGAAGCAATTGTCTATTCAGGTAGAAACAGATTACGTCCTGTATTGATGACAACCTTTACAACTTTACTTGGGTTGATTCCTCTTGCCGTTAGTGCAGGAGATGGTTCTGAAGTTTGGCGACCACTTGGTATTTCAACAATTGGTGGATTGCTTTTCTCGACATTGATTACTCTTGTTTTGGTTCCCGTACTTTATTCGGTATTCGAAACAAGATTCAAAAGAAAAAAGAAAGAAATTGATTAAGGAGAAATATTATGAAAGCAGTAATGATAGTTTATAACCACGGAATTACTGAAGAAGTGAACGAAGCGCTTGAAGAATTATCCATCCGCGGATATACAAAATTCCTGAATGTGCACGGACAAGGCAGTGAAAAAGGTGAACCGCATTTAGGGACACACATCTGGCCAAGTCAGAATGCTGTCGTGCTTACAGTAATTAAAGAAGAACTTGTTGAGCCG
This genomic window contains:
- a CDS encoding PG0541 family transporter-associated protein, with protein sequence MKAVMIVYNHGITEEVNEALEELSIRGYTKFLNVHGQGSEKGEPHLGTHIWPSQNAVVLTVIKEELVEPLLEKVKEINKEAEEQGIHAFVWNIENMV